aaaggctttgatcagcCATTAcccccaagtctttttcaaattgagcacattccagttttgttccttcaataaagtaatcctgcccatgtttttatttcccacgtGCAAAACTTTAAATATGGCTACATTGATTTGCATTTGCCAAgtttccacccacttctggattttatttaaatcttcttggattcgATTTGGTAGATTCccaactattagctgggcctcccagtttgtATCATCTgaaaatttgactaatgtacatTCAATGACATGttcctgtcaaggtcattggtataaatgaggaaaaatagTGGTCCGAGCACCAATCCTTGTGGGTGTCCGcttcccacagttccctgctcagataatatacctcctactactactctttgtgttctacctaGTAGCCAATGCCAAACCCACTCTTAAATATGTCCTCTAATTCCTactttcttcattttgttgACAAGTCTCTCATGTAATACcttatcaaatacatttttgaaatctaagtatataatatccTAAGCCTTGTTGTAATCAAAACACATGGttgcttcttcaaagaataccagaaggtttgtcaggcatgacatTCCCTTGCACAAACCATGCTGGCTACCCCTTTGAATGTTGTTATTGTCACTATAAACACTTCTAatttgtctctaatgatagattctagtattttacatgtgatgcaagttaaactgacagacCTGTAGTTTTCTGGATCAGTACGGCCtactttcttatatattggtattatattaccttgcttccaggCCTTAtctatttctccagtttctacaggttgtctaaaaatacctgccagtggtttaaagatgatctcacCTAATTCTTTgagtacccttgggtatatgcctTCAGGtcctgctgccttatttgtctttagtttatgtaatttatccagAACTTCTTCATCCTCTATCTCAATATCTGGTagacattctgagtactgaatatcTGGTCTAGTCTATCAGTAATCTCTTCTGTAGTAAAACCTTTTTACAAAATAACTATGTAAGGCATCAGGAATATCTTCATTCTTATAAAACAATGCTCCTTCTTCATTCCTGCTGTACCTGTTACCCTCCTTCACTTTTCTTTTCCTACTACAGTACTGAAAGAAACatttaggattactttttgcatcttggaCAATTTACTTTTAAAAGAGCCACTTGGCTTCCTGTACTTTTTGTAACTTTAGcacacatattacaatattcatcCTTATTACTGCTGTAGTTTTTATACCTCTTGcagtacactttttttttcctctcaaacCCTCCCACATGGCTTTGTTCATCCACTGGGGGTCTGCTTCTTCAACATATTTGTGCCTCATGAATAAACCTTTTTAACTCTTCTGAAcctgccccacttttcattcaacGACTTGCAGTCCTTGGATTcatgtaaattaatgtaaattaaaaatataattaaatggtTGGTGCACAGAAGGTGCAACCCTGCAGTTAAACACACTTTGCTGTGTTTGACATATGAACGTTTGCCCTGTTCCTCTTACAGGGAGACTCTTTGGAAGGAAGCTTACCTCTCATAGCGATTGATGATCCAGTCCAATACAGCATAGCAGTCTTTTGAGTCCAAATTGTGCTGCATGATTCTTTTTATGTGCTGGCCTATGGCATGGTGGTAGCAGCTCACATAGGTGGGGAAAACATTGAAACTGGGAGGATAGGAGTCCTTCAGTTCATTTATCACATTCTCCAGGTCTTCTACAATGGCTTTGCCTAGCAAGCCCAAGTGAACAGCAAGCCATGAACTGTTTAGCTCCCTGCTGTCCAGGTGCACACTCCCAATTTTAGCCTGCACCCCCTCCTGCACCGCAGCCCTCCAGATGTCCCTCCAGCCCTTAATCATGCCGCCAGggtcctcctccctcttctcctcttcctggATGATTCGGGCCACGTGCACCAGCAGCTCCTTGTTTCGGGATGGCAGCTTGTTGGAGTCCCTCACAATGTCCTTCACCTTTTCCCTCAGGGCAGTATACAGGAGGCTCAGGTCTTTCTCCTTTTTAGCCTGTTCCATGGGGGTCTGATCCTCACCGCACCCCTCTTGGTCTCTCCTCAGCTCCTCCCGCAGGGAGAGCAGGTTCAGATGAgcctcctccagcacctccatCTCGATCAGTTTGTTTATCTGCATTACTGAAAGAACACAGCTGAGAGTCACTCAAGGCTTTTCTCTGCATGTGACCAGTATAATACTAAGGGCAAGCATTCTATTTACTAGAAGCGCCAAAGCAGATATCTGTCTCTGGCAAGCTGTTGCTAAAACAATGCAGCATTTTCAGCTAAGGAAGAGATGCTTTTGTATCCACAAAGATCCATAAAAGGATAAACATTTTACCTTGTCTGcctatgtgtttgagtgtgcgcaagcacatgtatgtgtgcaggtgtgtgagacaggcagGTAAGACCACTAAGCTAAGGACCCACCTGAGAGTGGTGTGTGGGGGATCTCTGGAAGTTGGTatgcctcctccacctccaccttcagGCCCTCCAGTTTCTTCTCACTCAGGGCCTCAGTGACAGGCTGCAGCTGGCCCTGTTTGGAAGCCTTATCCTTCTTGTTCCCAAAGCGAAAACTGTGCCTAAGGGACGCCCCCATCTTCAGAAGACTGTCTCCCATTATTGCTGAGGAATCTGTGAGTATGTCGGTAAAGTGGTCCAAGTTGCACAGGATAGCCAATGAGAAGTATCCgaaacaaaagatttttttattttataccaCAAGTCGCTAGTTATATAATAATAGCACAACCATTAAAAGCAGAGTATGTTACTGTTTTAGAATAGGTACAGACAGGCctgaaaagaaacaacagcCCTTCTGGTGCACTACCTACCTGATTGCGTTCTGGAGTGACTTGCAGTTTTATGGCCCACCGGTGAGTCGTCGGcactctccccctcctttttgAAGAGCCCACCTGTGGCCCATGCTGGTGAGACTGGAGATCCAATGCTCAGACCTGTAATGCACAAGTTCACAAGAAAAGCGGGCTGAAAGCCTCCAGCAAAGTGTGCAGATTTGCTGAACAAAGTCCTATCGTCTGTGTGTTCACTATGAAAATGACTCTCATCTCATTGTATTCTGAGGCCTGtcaggtttgaaaaaaaaacctttcatcCATTATTGTGGACTGTATTTCCTCTGAGAAATATACACATTCAGAAacaattgtaattgtaattgtaattgaaaTTATTGtactattacagactgtgaacctgtgtaatcagcgcgttattcgattcaggttttcagttgctaattaggtacactcctagtttatgagccagctccccattccagtctgtgctctccccctcaaGCATAATTATTAAAGGAATGAGAGAatgctgaaaacacattttttagtaTTCAGTAAAAACAAACTCCTTCAAACTACTTCAGCACATAACAGAAAGAAGTCATTGTTACAGCCCACGTAACTACAATTATACAGTGTTGCTGAAGACCTGTTACTCTAGTCTGTCATTGCTAGTGTCCCTCTGGCTTACAATGACCTTGGGAAACAGTTGAGTGATAGCCTTGTGAATAGACTgatttcattacaggcatttggcagggAAGTTCTGAAAGGGAAACTTACTTGGGGAAACAGGTGCATGTGCCCCTATTTCAGGATTATTCCCATCCATTCTAAAGTCTGGGCCAAGTTTGTCCTTTGACCCGCTGATGTTTGGAGACAGGGGGCttttctctcccaccctccttATGCTTTCCCTGAAGGATTTCATCATCCCCagtttcttctcctttttcacTGGGCTGTCTGGCTGTGCGTTCCCATTCTCCGTTTTCTCAAGAGTGGGGGTGGTCCCCTCTGATCCCTTAGGCTGGGCCTCCTCGCTGTCGCCTTGTCCTTTCTCCGCCATGTAGACCCCGACTGGTTCCAATTACCACTGTTAGCAGAGAGCAAGAGCAGAAAACTGGTGAGGAGCCCTGTAGTGAAAGGCCGAGCACTGCGAGGATACTGCATCCCCTCTCTGGTTGCGCTAGCAAATGTCAGCAAAAAAGCTTTATTTACTGAAAACATGGCATTTACTGTGGGAGACTAGTGGAAGGGTGTGTCTTTATAGTGTGAAAGTTTAATACGACTGTGTGCGTTTGCAAACTGTACAACAGTGAAAAGAGTAAGAAGAAGACCAAAAAACATCGTTTTTACATGAACGATGGCGTACGTGAGTAGagacatgtgtatgtgtttttacgaataacagaaacaaaacgTCCGTGTTTGATCCGCCTGACCTAACCACAACTACTATTGGAATGTCTGTGACTCTCTTGTTTTACATCATCTCAGCTCAGGGGGATTTTTACATCACCACTTACAAGGTCCTTTCATGCTAAATCTCTCATCTCTCCTTATGTGTTGTATCTTTCACCACATCATGAGGCAGTCCCACATCAGGAGGCAGTCACAATAGGGAAAAGTGGCCACTATGACTGCATAGTTGACAAGTGGGGTATCACGAGAGCCCACCAAAGTATTTTCACGTTGTGGGTCATCATAGCACCAAGCAATTGCTGTGAAAATCACCACTTTCTGTTTGTGGCTGTAAGGCTTCATtattacatgcatgcatgcatggagATATCTCTGCACTTAGGAGAGCAAAACATctctggagggagagggggaataTAAACTCTTTCTCGTACCTCTCAGCCCGAGCCCATCAGGACCTGAACCCGACCCGACGTTTGGGTTTGTTTTGGGCCTAGAATTTATGATAATTGATTGAGGTTCGGTTGGGCGCAGGCAGCACAGCAAAAGAAAAGTCTGTCAGTGCATATTtaacttgcattttatatttgagCACTGTCCATTGTGCTATCTTTTGAGTCAAAACTCagattttctctgtttgttaaaatgtatgtaatttaaTCACCAAATGACTTGCTGCTGTAACTTACACAGCAAATACACAGCGTTATACTGTAAtttacaacagcaaaaacaaagtcAGAAAACTCAGAAATTACACCTGGCAAACTTTAAGAACATTAGCCTGAAAGTAAAATCCAATTGTTTGCTTTTGGTACAATCAGTTAACCCCAGCTGAAACTGCTCGAATCATTTAAACCAAAAGGAAAATTGATCAGTTTTAAATAAgcacaaaacagacaaacaatgaTACAATTAATATAGGACATGTGGATGATTTAATGTAAAGCATTCTGTTTTATTCAGggcatgggtgtgtgtttattcaatCTTGTGGCATttctgccctcctctctctctctcctccttgtgccaaatgtgtgtgtgcagtctgagcCTCCTGTGCAAGTCGACCTTggtattgtctttttttgtttgttttttttgggtcagGCTGGGTTTTGGCTTAGTAAAATGCATGTGATcttttatgtaaaatgttgaaaatagaGATGGTAGAAAACAAGAGTGCCACTTCAAAAGAGCAGTTGTGGTtaacaattgtaaaaaaaaacaaaacaggcattTATACACTTCTAGTCACGTATGGCGTAGTTCATCTAAAGTTCATTTAAAGGGCGGTGTTTTCTCTTTCACTTTTCACTTTCAAGTTATATTTAAGCAAAAACATACACTCATATTAAACTTCCACAATAGCAGCCTACCCATACCAGCTTTAGCACCTGATTACTTTAATCTCACTACCTGTGGGCCTCATtatcaaaagaaacaaaaaatcactttttagaTTTAATAAATATGGAAGTAGGGTTAATAATTTTTTATCGCACAACCCGTTGCCACACCATAAGCATAAAATCGCAGCAAATTCACCCGTCATGGAAGGTCTTGAAAAACATCAATCTTTTTTTACCTGACGACATTGTCTAACCTGAAAGTTCTACTGAAGCAGGAAGTTTTAATTCCTTGATTCTCATATCACTTTTAAGAACCATGTGTTAACCAAATTAGGAACTCAGTTATACTGTTGCCTTTATGACTGTAGCTTCCCAGATTGAATGACTGAATGAGGTTCTGTTCAActttcattcaaatttacatGTTTCAccatgtctgtttttatgtacTTCATTTGCCCTTGCCAGCCAAGCAACAAACATAAGCTTTTCAAAACAGGGCAATCTTCAATCATGCAATGTTTACAAtatgaaacaaacatttacaaaacaactgcttgcaatatacaatatatatctTGCATATCtatcatttattttgatatataaATTGTTTACCTATAAGTGTATTTAATTGCCATCAAAGTTTCTACTCACCTTTCGCAGGTACGTCTCAGGAAAAGGCTTAATCTACGTGAGCATTTACGTGATTTACTtccactttcactttcacattcACAATGCTTTTTCATTGTATAGAAAGCCACATGACTTATTTTTAAAGCCAGACTCAAAGAGGTGAGAAAGACAAACATGAAATCTAAAAACAGAGAACACTTTCCCAGGTCCGTGCAAAAACAGTGCAACAAGGTGCGAGATCATTCAAGATCACCTTGAAGCTATGGTTTTCAGGGGGAAGTTAATCATTAATTATTCTGTTAGCTTGTCTACAAAGAGAGTGTGACAATCTCAACCTTTGCTATTGTGTTCAGCTGTTGTTATGGAAACTTTCTAATGAGCCTGTAGTTAGACAATGCTTATAGGCAGCCACGCCCCTCACAAAAGTCAGTAGACAATACACTATTCCCTGCATTGTTCATATGTTCACATCACAAACTAGATGATACACCTGATAGTAAAGACAGCATTTACGGTTCACATAAATGGCACTATAGAGGATGTGAATGGCCTAATTTCATGTGAATGCAATCAGTTGTGCCAGGGAATATTGCTTTTCAATATTTGACTTTTATCCGCCTATTGACAAAATCTTAACCAGTGGGTAATAAATTCATAAGAATGTAACAAGGAGCTTACTGTCTGTAAGATGGAACCATCTGCAAATGTAACATGATGCAATACTATTTAAGACATGCATGTAAGATTATCAAGTGAAGaagaaagtaaagaaaaaaaaaacaaagtaaatggTTTTGAGGCTTTGCTGTGAGTTTGTGAAAGTTCTTCAAGACTGCATGCTGAGAGAGAAATTATTCTGCTTTTGATCATTTACAGGGAGCACACATATTCCATGGCATCAAACTTGTGTGATGTCCGTGATTCAATCAAACTGAAATTGATGTCTTTGTGTGGTTGTGAGCCTTAACCCTTTCGGCAAGAATGTGAGTGTATTGAGTTTATGAGCAGTACGATAATTACAGGGCTAAATCCCTGCAATTGACTGATCTCTGAgggatgaaaaatgaatttactaATGACACAAAAACAATTGATGACTAATATTTCAATGCTGTTgtgcatttacatatatatacattttatcaaCTGTGTTGCAGAGCAAATGCGCTTGCTGTGTTTGGTACCATGGATTCATATAACTATTagtttaatattttgtatttggtttTTCTCATAATCATCCCCCTGAAGTGATATGAATTTGCATTTAAGACCATCTATTACCTGGcatatttatgtaattaaaaaaaatttgccttaaaaaaccttttcatcCATATACTCAACACAGGCTCTGAGACCAACAAGAAGGGAAATATGAACCTCTGTTTCTGAAACAATCTTATAATAAGTCTATTTGTCCAAAATAACAGTATTAAAAACTTTAATCATGAGAGTGTTCTTAGTTTGCACCTTCACTATTGGCATGACTTATATGCGTTTATGCCAGTTGGCCACTAGATGGAGACACAAGAAAGGTTTTGCTCTTATGAGCAGCTCTGAGGTCTGTACGCTGCTCACTGTAATTTATCTGATCTGGTAATTTCAGAAATTTACTTTCACTATATAACATGACAATTACCACAGCAGTGattgattaaaatgtgattaggagtcatttgatttgtttatattcattgAATGCAAACCAAGTAAGCTATGTAAACCCGGTGGTGTGTAAATCAAATATTACATTGCACATCGTTATTATAACCACAGTCCAAAACACGTAAAAATATTAAACGAACGCATGTGAGCACAAGCCTATATGTtacaacaatttatttttaacaaatactGATTACTTTCAGGACAGTGGCAAGGAATGGTTTGGAATCACTTAGAATCCATCTACAGCAGTTAGGCCACTCTTAAGCTGCTTGCAAGCAAAAACATTTGCCGAAGCTCAATAAAAGCAGTGTCTCCTTAGATCTCCACGATGCTGATTTCAGCCGTAATCAAGTGTCTCGTCCAGAGAATCCCGTAGGGGGGAGGGCGTGTTTACCGCGTCCCTCAGTCACGCGTGATTACGCGTCCGATGCTCCCGTGCTGCCCCTTCATTACGGCGCAGAGCAGCGGGGGGCCGAGCGCCGGGCTGTGCATCGCGCTCGTCCTAATTAGGGCCGGGGGTGTGGAGGAGGGCTGGACGTGAGCGGGGA
This window of the Anguilla anguilla isolate fAngAng1 chromosome 1, fAngAng1.pri, whole genome shotgun sequence genome carries:
- the exoc3l4 gene encoding exocyst complex component 3-like protein 4, yielding MAEKGQGDSEEAQPKGSEGTTPTLEKTENGNAQPDSPVKKEKKLGMMKSFRESIRRVGEKSPLSPNISGSKDKLGPDFRMDGNNPEIGAHAPVSPSLSIGSPVSPAWATGGLFKKEGESADDSPVGHKTASHSRTQSDSSAIMGDSLLKMGASLRHSFRFGNKKDKASKQGQLQPVTEALSEKKLEGLKVEVEEAYQLPEIPHTPLSVMQINKLIEMEVLEEAHLNLLSLREELRRDQEGCGEDQTPMEQAKKEKDLSLLYTALREKVKDIVRDSNKLPSRNKELLVHVARIIQEEEKREEDPGGMIKGWRDIWRAAVQEGVQAKIGSVHLDSRELNSSWLAVHLGLLGKAIVEDLENVINELKDSYPPSFNVFPTYVSCYHHAIGQHIKRIMQHNLDSKDCYAVLDWIINRYESEKIMGSPTLQPDMRTEDKALSFEDGFLDQIKTTYCDHLQDDLRTSLVNAISMQSDEMWKERKMPDLEGDFYHSEMHMDIMTVIKSFIVNSGRIGTDLEKKVVSVCSMELKEFPQSFEREYNQWSDTLTDLSLKATYQITYINSFTILREQMEAYRESCPLQVEGLGKEMKAVVNRLGQSLLEQFKTEIRPFLRRMMTRKWLSTDEDFQQIVKSTTNLSQLCRRMKRPYVQEFVNKVHYHMVKEYVSQLMKGNYSCKNRKHERAAAKMKAQWEELQDLFEELKSTSDWLHPVGEHLCNIIGQKNNKEIKNNLADLVKDYPDISKKHLSAVLYFRGMARGRERQVILHRLAELKRTAGHAGDKSQALFSDIQVAVNTDCLASVPLFCLPLFSSDN